One genomic segment of Equus quagga isolate Etosha38 chromosome 20, UCLA_HA_Equagga_1.0, whole genome shotgun sequence includes these proteins:
- the BTBD6 gene encoding BTB/POZ domain-containing protein 6 isoform X2, with translation MFNNELMADVHFIVGPPGAAQRVPAHKYVLAVGSSVFYAMFYGDLAEVKSEIHIPDVEPAAFLILLKYMYSDEIDLEADTVLATLYAAKKYIVPALAKACVNFLETSLEAKNACVLLSQSRLFEEPELTQRCWEVIDAQAEMALRSEGFCEIDWQTLEIIVTREALNTKEAVVFEAVLNWAEAECKRQGLPVTPRNKRHVLGPALYLVRIPTMTLEEFANGAAQSDILTLEETHNIFLWYTAANKPLLDFPLTKRKGLAPQRCHRFQSSAYRSNQWRYRGRCDSIQFAVDRRVFIAGLGLYGSSSGKAEYSVKIELKRLGVVLAQNLTKFVSDGSSNTFSVWFEHPVQVEQDTFYTASAVLDGSELSYFGQEGMTEVQCGKVTFQFQCSSDSTNGTGVQGGQIPELIFYA, from the exons ATGTTCAACAACGAGCTCATGGCCGACGTCCACTTCATTGTGGGGCCCCCGGGCGCGGCCCAGAGGGTGCCTGCTCACAAG TATGTCTTGGCCGTGGGTAGCTCTGTCTTCTATGCCATGTTTTATGGGGACCTGGCAGAAGTCAAGTCAGAAATCCACATCCCCGACGTGGAGCCTGCAGCTTTTCTGATCTTGTTAAA GTACATGTACAGTGACGAGATCGACCTAGAAGCCGACACTGTGCTGGCCACTCTTTACGCTGCCAAAAAGTACATTGTCCCAGCGTTAGCAAAAGCATGTGTCAACTTTCTGGAGACGAGTCTAGAAGCCAAAAATGCCTGTGTCCTGCTGTCCCAGAGCCGGCTGTTTGAAGAGCCCGAGCTGACCCAGCGCTGCTGGGAGGTCATTGATGCGCAGGCTGAGATGGCCCTGAGGTCCGAGGGCTTCTGTGAAATTGACTGGCAGACACTGGAAATCATCGTGACCCGGGAGGCCCTCAACACCAAGGAGGCGGTGGTTTTTGAGGCTGTGCTGAACTGGGCCGAGGCAGAGTGCAAGAGGCAGGGCCTGCCAGTCACCCCGCGCAACAAGCGGCacgttttggggccagccctctaTCTGGTCCGAATTCCCACTATGACCCTGGAGGAGTTTGCCAACGGCGCTGCCCAGTCGGACATCCTGACGCTGGAGGAGACCCACAACATCTTCTTGTGGTACACGGCAGCCAACAAGCCCCTCCTCGACTTCCCCCTGACCAAGAGGAAGGGCCTCGCCCCACAGAGGTGCCACCGCTTCCAGTCCTCCGCCTACCGCAGCAACCAGTGGCGCTACCGTGGGCGCTGTGACAGCATCCAGTTTGCCGTGGACAGAAGGGTGTTCATCGCAGGGCTGGGCCTGTACGGATCCAGCTCTGGGAAAGCCGAGTACAGCGTGAAGATTGAACTCAAGCGGCTGGGGGTGGTCCTGGCTCAGAACCTGACCAAGTTTGTCTCGGACGGGTCCAGCAACACCTTCTCAGTCTGGTTTGAACACCCTGTGCAGGTCGAGCAGGACACCTTCTACACAGCCAGCGCCGTCCTGGACGGCAGTGAACTCAGCTACTTTGGGCAAGAGGGCATGACGGAAGTGCAGTGTGGGAAGGTGACCTTCCAGTTCCAGTGCTCCTCGGACAGCACCAACGGGACTGGGGTGCAGGGTGGGCAGATCCCAGAGCTCATCTTCTACGCCTGA
- the BTBD6 gene encoding BTB/POZ domain-containing protein 6 isoform X1 — translation MFYGDLAEVKSEIHIPDVEPAAFLILLKYMYSDEIDLEADTVLATLYAAKKYIVPALAKACVNFLETSLEAKNACVLLSQSRLFEEPELTQRCWEVIDAQAEMALRSEGFCEIDWQTLEIIVTREALNTKEAVVFEAVLNWAEAECKRQGLPVTPRNKRHVLGPALYLVRIPTMTLEEFANGAAQSDILTLEETHNIFLWYTAANKPLLDFPLTKRKGLAPQRCHRFQSSAYRSNQWRYRGRCDSIQFAVDRRVFIAGLGLYGSSSGKAEYSVKIELKRLGVVLAQNLTKFVSDGSSNTFSVWFEHPVQVEQDTFYTASAVLDGSELSYFGQEGMTEVQCGKVTFQFQCSSDSTNGTGVQGGQIPELIFYA, via the exons ATGTTTTATGGGGACCTGGCAGAAGTCAAGTCAGAAATCCACATCCCCGACGTGGAGCCTGCAGCTTTTCTGATCTTGTTAAA GTACATGTACAGTGACGAGATCGACCTAGAAGCCGACACTGTGCTGGCCACTCTTTACGCTGCCAAAAAGTACATTGTCCCAGCGTTAGCAAAAGCATGTGTCAACTTTCTGGAGACGAGTCTAGAAGCCAAAAATGCCTGTGTCCTGCTGTCCCAGAGCCGGCTGTTTGAAGAGCCCGAGCTGACCCAGCGCTGCTGGGAGGTCATTGATGCGCAGGCTGAGATGGCCCTGAGGTCCGAGGGCTTCTGTGAAATTGACTGGCAGACACTGGAAATCATCGTGACCCGGGAGGCCCTCAACACCAAGGAGGCGGTGGTTTTTGAGGCTGTGCTGAACTGGGCCGAGGCAGAGTGCAAGAGGCAGGGCCTGCCAGTCACCCCGCGCAACAAGCGGCacgttttggggccagccctctaTCTGGTCCGAATTCCCACTATGACCCTGGAGGAGTTTGCCAACGGCGCTGCCCAGTCGGACATCCTGACGCTGGAGGAGACCCACAACATCTTCTTGTGGTACACGGCAGCCAACAAGCCCCTCCTCGACTTCCCCCTGACCAAGAGGAAGGGCCTCGCCCCACAGAGGTGCCACCGCTTCCAGTCCTCCGCCTACCGCAGCAACCAGTGGCGCTACCGTGGGCGCTGTGACAGCATCCAGTTTGCCGTGGACAGAAGGGTGTTCATCGCAGGGCTGGGCCTGTACGGATCCAGCTCTGGGAAAGCCGAGTACAGCGTGAAGATTGAACTCAAGCGGCTGGGGGTGGTCCTGGCTCAGAACCTGACCAAGTTTGTCTCGGACGGGTCCAGCAACACCTTCTCAGTCTGGTTTGAACACCCTGTGCAGGTCGAGCAGGACACCTTCTACACAGCCAGCGCCGTCCTGGACGGCAGTGAACTCAGCTACTTTGGGCAAGAGGGCATGACGGAAGTGCAGTGTGGGAAGGTGACCTTCCAGTTCCAGTGCTCCTCGGACAGCACCAACGGGACTGGGGTGCAGGGTGGGCAGATCCCAGAGCTCATCTTCTACGCCTGA